Proteins encoded in a region of the Clostridium beijerinckii genome:
- the prmA gene encoding 50S ribosomal protein L11 methyltransferase translates to MDGIWIEVSVITKSEALEPISGIFYGLNCPNVAIEDPEDLLSRDQGPLTWDFADINILEHKGNAAVVKAYFSQDDKIEEIVEYVKEKLSELKEFGIDIGEGTVEAKKMHEEDWANNWKQYYKPVKITDKIVVKPIWEDYEKNDEELIIELDPGMAFGTGTHETTRMCIQALDKYVKPDTTVFDVGCGSGILAIAAAKLGAKHVVGVDLDPVAVDSSKENISFNNLNNIEVLEGNLLDVVDGKADIVVANIIAEIICVLTEDVKKALNEGGLFITSGIIHDRVDMVTEKFAECGFEVIEINKDGEWNCIVAKAIN, encoded by the coding sequence ATGGATGGAATATGGATTGAAGTTAGTGTAATAACAAAGAGCGAGGCATTAGAGCCTATATCAGGAATATTTTATGGATTAAATTGTCCTAATGTTGCAATAGAAGATCCGGAGGATTTACTTTCAAGAGATCAAGGACCATTAACTTGGGATTTTGCAGATATAAATATCTTAGAACATAAAGGAAATGCAGCTGTAGTTAAAGCTTATTTTTCTCAAGATGATAAGATTGAAGAGATTGTTGAATATGTTAAGGAAAAACTTTCTGAACTTAAAGAATTTGGAATAGATATTGGTGAAGGTACAGTAGAAGCTAAAAAGATGCACGAAGAGGACTGGGCTAATAATTGGAAGCAATATTATAAACCAGTTAAAATAACAGATAAGATTGTTGTTAAACCAATTTGGGAAGACTATGAAAAAAATGATGAGGAACTAATTATAGAGTTGGATCCAGGAATGGCATTTGGAACTGGAACTCATGAAACTACAAGAATGTGTATTCAAGCCTTAGATAAGTATGTAAAGCCTGATACAACAGTATTTGACGTAGGATGTGGATCAGGAATACTTGCTATTGCTGCTGCAAAGCTTGGAGCTAAACATGTTGTTGGTGTTGACCTAGATCCTGTTGCTGTTGATTCTTCCAAAGAAAATATAAGCTTTAACAATTTGAATAATATTGAAGTATTAGAAGGAAATCTTTTAGATGTAGTTGATGGAAAAGCTGATATAGTAGTTGCGAATATAATAGCAGAAATTATTTGCGTACTAACCGAGGATGTTAAAAAGGCTCTAAATGAAGGTGGATTATTTATAACTTCAGGTATAATTCACGATAGGGTAGATATGGTTACAGAAAAGTTTGCTGAATGTGGTTTTGAAGTGATTGAAATAAATAAAGATGGAGAATGGAACTGTATAGTTGCAAAAGCAATTAATTAG
- a CDS encoding 16S rRNA (uracil(1498)-N(3))-methyltransferase produces MHKFFIEPQNITETEGRILGDDVKHIYKVLRLSEGEEVVINNCKGKEYLGEIKTITKSEVIVNIIKNLDINNESKVKVHLFQGLPKGQKMDLIVQKGTELGVSEFIPTITGRVDVKLKGEFKKLDRLNRIALEACKQSKRSVIPQVKEVIDFNEAINELKKMDLIIVPYENAEDFGIKTLVRKLERDNIDLDTINNVGILIGPEGGFEESEIDTLKEQGAYIVTLGNRILRTETAGFTATALIQYELGDLGGKLS; encoded by the coding sequence ATGCATAAGTTTTTTATTGAACCCCAAAATATTACGGAAACTGAAGGAAGGATACTTGGAGATGATGTAAAACATATTTACAAAGTTTTAAGGTTATCTGAAGGAGAAGAAGTAGTAATAAATAATTGTAAAGGTAAGGAATACTTAGGAGAAATAAAAACTATAACTAAGAGTGAAGTTATAGTTAACATAATTAAAAATTTAGATATAAACAATGAAAGTAAAGTTAAAGTTCATCTGTTTCAGGGACTACCAAAAGGTCAGAAAATGGATTTAATAGTGCAAAAGGGAACGGAACTTGGAGTATCTGAATTTATTCCTACGATAACAGGGAGAGTAGATGTTAAGCTTAAAGGAGAATTTAAAAAGCTTGATAGGCTAAATAGAATTGCTCTTGAGGCATGCAAACAATCAAAAAGAAGTGTAATTCCTCAAGTTAAAGAGGTTATAGATTTTAATGAGGCAATAAATGAATTAAAAAAGATGGATTTGATTATTGTACCTTATGAAAATGCAGAAGATTTTGGAATTAAAACTCTTGTGAGAAAATTAGAGAGAGATAATATAGATTTAGATACTATAAATAATGTTGGAATATTGATAGGACCTGAAGGCGGATTTGAAGAATCGGAAATTGATACTTTAAAAGAACAAGGTGCCTATATAGTGACTCTTGGAAATAGAATATTACGTACAGAGACGGCTGGATTTACAGCTACGGCATTAATTCAATATGAATTAGGAGATTTAGGAGGAAAGCTATCATAA
- the mtaB gene encoding tRNA (N(6)-L-threonylcarbamoyladenosine(37)-C(2))-methylthiotransferase MtaB — translation MGENQMKLVRVGSDKTKLKKLSNKEPIKNTEGKSLVAFATLGCRVNHYETEAMAEKFIREGYEVTDFEGFADVYVINTCSVTNMSDKKSRQIISRARRRNENAIIAAVGCYSQVAPEEVSKIQGVDVVLGTRNKGDIVYYVNKAKDEQKPQLMVGEVLKNKQFEELNIEEYQDKTRAFLKIQDGCNRFCAYCLIPYTRGTTCSKDPQKVLHEIKNLSEHGFKEIILSGIHTASYGVDLDGNVTLITLLEEIEKLDGIERVRIGSIEPSFFTDEVIEKMKKMKKLCPQFHLSLQSGCDATLKRMNRRYTAKEYEDAVNRIRENLKDASITTDVIVGFPGETDEEFNETYEYLKRIKLTKTHIFKFSPRKGTKAADMPNQIDGTVKDKRSKALIELNAKNEGDFSKSLVGRELDVLVEQEVSNKPGVFEGYTRNYVKVEIPNGNKDMIGKIILCKIIASDGEYIVGKNI, via the coding sequence ATGGGAGAAAACCAAATGAAATTAGTCAGAGTAGGTAGTGACAAGACTAAGCTTAAGAAGTTATCTAACAAAGAACCAATAAAAAATACAGAGGGAAAGAGTCTTGTGGCTTTTGCAACTCTTGGATGCAGGGTAAATCATTATGAAACAGAAGCTATGGCGGAAAAGTTCATAAGAGAAGGTTATGAAGTAACTGACTTTGAAGGTTTTGCTGATGTTTATGTTATAAATACTTGTTCTGTAACTAATATGAGTGATAAAAAATCAAGGCAAATAATTAGCAGAGCTAGAAGAAGAAATGAAAATGCAATAATTGCAGCCGTTGGATGCTATTCGCAAGTTGCTCCAGAAGAAGTTTCTAAAATACAAGGGGTAGATGTTGTACTTGGGACTAGAAATAAAGGCGATATTGTTTATTATGTGAATAAGGCTAAGGATGAACAAAAACCTCAGTTAATGGTTGGAGAAGTTCTAAAGAATAAACAGTTTGAAGAATTAAATATAGAAGAGTATCAAGATAAAACAAGAGCATTTTTAAAGATACAAGATGGTTGCAATAGATTTTGTGCATATTGTCTGATACCTTATACCAGAGGAACAACTTGCTCAAAAGATCCTCAAAAAGTATTGCATGAAATAAAGAATTTAAGTGAACATGGATTTAAAGAAATAATATTATCAGGAATACATACAGCATCTTACGGTGTTGATTTAGATGGAAATGTAACTTTAATAACTTTATTGGAAGAAATAGAGAAACTGGATGGAATTGAAAGAGTTAGGATAGGTTCTATAGAACCTAGTTTCTTTACAGATGAAGTTATCGAGAAAATGAAAAAAATGAAGAAACTATGTCCACAATTTCATTTATCACTTCAAAGCGGCTGTGATGCAACTTTAAAAAGAATGAATAGGAGATATACTGCAAAAGAATACGAGGATGCAGTTAATAGAATAAGAGAAAACCTTAAAGATGCCTCAATAACTACGGATGTAATCGTAGGTTTTCCAGGTGAAACTGATGAGGAATTTAACGAAACTTATGAATACTTAAAGAGAATTAAGTTAACTAAAACACATATATTCAAATTCAGTCCAAGAAAAGGAACCAAGGCTGCGGATATGCCTAATCAAATAGATGGAACTGTAAAGGATAAGAGAAGTAAGGCTTTAATTGAACTGAATGCAAAGAATGAAGGAGATTTTAGTAAATCTTTAGTTGGAAGAGAATTAGATGTATTAGTTGAGCAAGAAGTATCTAATAAGCCTGGGGTATTTGAGGGGTATACAAGGAATTATGTAAAAGTTGAAATTCCGAATGGAAATAAAGATATGATAGGAAAAATAATTTTATGTAAAATAATAGCCTCGGATGGGGAATATATTGTTGGAAAAAATATATAG
- a CDS encoding histidine triad nucleotide-binding protein, translated as MEGCIFCKIISGDIPSKKIYEDDKVYAFYDINPEAPTHFLVIPKEHIESANTLDDSNIDIVSHIFKVIGKLVVDLGISDKGYRVVNNCGDDGGQTVKHIHFHVLGGRSLQWPPG; from the coding sequence ATGGAAGGTTGTATATTTTGCAAAATTATAAGTGGGGATATCCCTAGTAAAAAAATATATGAGGATGATAAAGTTTATGCTTTTTATGACATAAATCCTGAAGCTCCAACTCATTTTCTGGTTATTCCAAAAGAACATATCGAAAGTGCTAATACTTTAGATGACAGCAATATTGATATTGTATCACATATATTTAAAGTTATTGGTAAATTAGTAGTAGATCTTGGAATATCAGATAAAGGATATAGGGTTGTAAATAATTGCGGTGATGATGGAGGACAGACAGTAAAACATATTCATTTCCATGTACTTGGAGGGAGAAGTTTACAGTGGCCACCAGGCTAA
- the rpsU gene encoding 30S ribosomal protein S21, with the protein MSEIKVGENETLESALRRFKRKCARAGVLSEVRKREHYEKPSVKKKKKSEAARKRKFK; encoded by the coding sequence ATGTCAGAAATTAAAGTTGGAGAAAACGAAACACTTGAAAGTGCGTTAAGAAGATTTAAGAGAAAATGTGCTAGAGCTGGGGTTCTTTCTGAAGTTAGGAAGAGAGAACATTATGAAAAGCCAAGCGTTAAGAAAAAGAAGAAATCAGAAGCTGCTAGAAAGAGAAAGTTCAAATAA
- a CDS encoding GatB/YqeY domain-containing protein, whose product MSSIKDRLQDDWKIALKAKDKFTASVISTAKAAVLLVEKTDNRKLEDDEVITILAKEIKQRREAMLEFEKGNRQDLIDQSKAEIEILLKYLPQQLSEEEIKQLVKESAEEVGANSIKDMGKVMSAVKPKVVGKADGKLVSQLVKEYLNNK is encoded by the coding sequence ATGTCATCAATTAAAGATAGATTGCAAGATGATTGGAAAATTGCTTTAAAAGCAAAAGATAAATTCACAGCTAGTGTAATTAGTACAGCTAAAGCTGCAGTATTATTAGTTGAAAAAACTGATAATAGAAAGCTTGAAGATGATGAAGTTATTACAATATTAGCTAAAGAAATCAAGCAAAGAAGAGAAGCTATGCTTGAATTTGAAAAGGGGAATAGGCAAGATTTAATAGATCAGTCTAAGGCTGAGATTGAAATTTTGTTGAAATACCTTCCTCAGCAGTTAAGTGAAGAAGAGATAAAACAATTAGTAAAAGAATCAGCTGAAGAAGTGGGTGCAAATAGCATTAAAGATATGGGAAAAGTTATGTCAGCTGTTAAACCTAAAGTAGTAGGAAAAGCTGATGGTAAACTTGTAAGTCAGCTTGTTAAAGAATATTTAAATAATAAATAA
- the yqfC gene encoding sporulation protein YqfC: protein MEEKFQRGKEKILSKLDFPSDISLDLPKIIVVGNREITIENHKGIIFFETNMVKINSRIGAIIIEGKEFEILFIAETSITISGIFKGISYER from the coding sequence ATGGAAGAAAAATTTCAAAGAGGTAAAGAAAAGATACTTAGCAAGTTAGATTTTCCAAGTGACATTTCATTAGATCTACCAAAGATAATAGTTGTGGGAAACAGAGAAATAACTATTGAAAATCATAAAGGCATTATATTTTTCGAAACTAATATGGTTAAAATAAATTCTAGAATAGGTGCAATTATAATTGAGGGGAAAGAGTTCGAAATACTTTTTATTGCAGAAACAAGTATAACAATAAGCGGAATCTTTAAAGGTATTTCATATGAGAGGTAA
- the yqfD gene encoding sporulation protein YqfD, whose amino-acid sequence MFSSLKSGQVTIEINALVPEKILNAFWNSQIYTCNIVKVSLTTVRVTIYYRDYKDAEILIKKYKGKVKIVRTSGIIVLLMKMRRKISLVIGMGLFFSVIYILSNYIWAIDIETQRNLSPFEVRQQLSSIGIKPGLSKSQINVYQIEKKMEDLNSQIMWIRVRVEGSTLKLVIKEKVNPPSTEKTLYNQVVAKMDGEVKRVYTNSGNPAVVPGDIVKKGDDLILPIQGREGFEMEVKPSGTVIANTFYDKFMEVQVSGEKLERTGNKNSDMYLNFFGKKVYLKKAINQFEYYDKIEEKDGFFNKITYFEKKGINVNLDKESTVKEATEKLEGSLRKTLSNDAKIIDKKTTVEDIEGGKILINVKFTVEQDIARNVS is encoded by the coding sequence ATGTTTAGCAGCTTAAAATCGGGACAAGTAACCATAGAAATTAATGCTTTAGTGCCAGAAAAGATATTAAATGCCTTTTGGAATAGCCAAATCTATACCTGTAATATAGTGAAAGTAAGCTTGACAACGGTAAGAGTAACTATATATTACAGAGATTATAAAGATGCAGAAATATTAATAAAAAAATATAAAGGGAAAGTTAAGATAGTAAGAACTAGTGGAATAATAGTTTTACTTATGAAAATGAGAAGAAAGATTTCTCTAGTTATAGGGATGGGATTATTTTTTTCTGTAATATATATATTATCAAATTATATTTGGGCTATAGATATAGAGACGCAGAGGAATTTAAGTCCATTTGAAGTTAGACAACAGCTCTCATCAATTGGAATTAAGCCAGGGCTTAGCAAATCACAAATCAATGTATATCAAATAGAAAAAAAGATGGAAGACTTAAATAGCCAGATAATGTGGATTAGGGTTAGGGTAGAGGGATCTACGTTAAAATTAGTTATAAAGGAAAAAGTAAATCCTCCGTCTACAGAAAAAACATTATATAATCAAGTTGTTGCTAAAATGGATGGAGAAGTAAAGAGAGTATATACGAATTCAGGAAATCCAGCAGTTGTGCCAGGAGATATAGTAAAGAAAGGTGACGATCTGATATTGCCTATCCAAGGAAGGGAAGGCTTTGAGATGGAAGTAAAACCGAGTGGAACAGTTATAGCAAATACTTTTTATGATAAATTTATGGAGGTTCAAGTAAGTGGAGAAAAGCTTGAGAGAACTGGTAACAAGAATAGTGATATGTATTTAAACTTTTTTGGAAAAAAAGTTTACTTGAAAAAAGCTATAAATCAATTTGAATATTATGATAAAATAGAAGAGAAGGATGGTTTCTTTAATAAGATAACATATTTCGAAAAAAAGGGTATAAATGTAAACTTAGATAAAGAAAGTACAGTTAAAGAAGCTACAGAAAAGTTAGAGGGTTCATTGAGAAAAACACTTAGCAACGATGCAAAGATAATAGATAAGAAAACTACAGTAGAAGATATTGAAGGCGGAAAGATCTTGATTAATGTTAAATTTACTGTAGAACAGGATATTGCTAGAAACGTATCATAA
- a CDS encoding HD family phosphohydrolase, giving the protein MDIKQNNKWKNNRIQRIVLFILVFSIGYLLLVTAITPKQYSLKEGDIPRVDIKAPRDIVDEKATKEKEDQAAEKVGKQYTSKPEVKKEAEDNVRALFDKLASLSNMASSTVADKQTELKKLTIFQLTDEQCKALIGISKDTLPGIEDKIVNIIDGAYEKNIQEKDEGALKEAKGVVSTQIDNLNLDKDVSSALKQIAQTQINPNVFFDEEKTQEKIQEVKKNVSKVIIKQNQIIVKEGEPVTQDQIDILSDLGMLNDENVTAYVYIYLALAIFWMIILFLQYGYVRINYGEIYKNNNKLILISTINLISLVLARTVGVISPFLIPFACAPMMLTLLLNYKISFVLSALNAIVIGALNGFDVQIIILGIVSSVLGAAFLKKMQQRNELLYSTLYTAVVTVILTLSTGILISSNFGDVLVKGGITFIGGLLSGIFALGILPFLEGTFNEVTTLKLLELSNPNTPLLKKLLMEAPGTYHHSMLVANLSEMAAEEVGANSVITRIGSYYHDIGKTERPYFFGENQMGIDNPHENIPPNLSAMIIKSHVKDGLELAKKYKLPKVIQDIILEHHGKTLVKYFYYTMKNSAENPDEIKEEDYRYEGPIPSSKEAGIVMLSDSVEAAVRSIKKPTKDAINQMVNCIIDDKLSSGQLNDCDLTLKDIEKIRVCFLTSLNSIYHQRIEYPKEKMKDFNGENNKGEFKTKE; this is encoded by the coding sequence ATGGATATAAAACAAAATAATAAATGGAAAAATAATAGAATTCAAAGAATTGTATTATTTATACTTGTATTTAGTATAGGCTATTTATTGCTTGTTACCGCAATAACTCCTAAGCAATATAGCTTAAAAGAGGGAGATATACCAAGAGTAGATATAAAAGCTCCAAGAGATATAGTGGATGAAAAAGCTACAAAGGAAAAAGAAGATCAAGCGGCCGAAAAGGTAGGAAAACAGTATACATCAAAGCCAGAAGTTAAGAAGGAAGCTGAGGATAATGTAAGGGCATTGTTCGATAAACTTGCATCATTAAGCAATATGGCGAGCTCTACCGTAGCTGATAAGCAAACTGAGCTTAAGAAATTAACTATATTTCAATTAACAGATGAACAATGTAAGGCGTTGATAGGAATATCAAAAGACACTTTGCCTGGCATAGAAGACAAAATAGTAAATATAATTGACGGCGCATATGAAAAAAATATACAAGAAAAAGATGAAGGTGCGTTAAAAGAAGCAAAAGGAGTTGTTTCAACTCAAATAGATAATTTAAACTTAGATAAAGATGTATCGAGTGCTTTAAAGCAAATAGCTCAAACACAAATAAACCCGAATGTTTTTTTTGATGAAGAAAAAACACAAGAAAAGATACAAGAAGTCAAGAAGAATGTATCTAAAGTAATAATAAAACAAAATCAGATTATAGTTAAAGAAGGAGAACCTGTAACACAAGATCAAATTGATATTTTATCAGACCTTGGAATGCTTAACGATGAGAATGTAACAGCTTATGTATATATTTATTTAGCTCTTGCAATATTTTGGATGATAATATTGTTTCTTCAATATGGATATGTGAGAATAAATTATGGTGAAATATATAAGAACAATAATAAGCTTATTCTTATAAGTACAATCAATTTGATTTCACTTGTATTAGCTAGAACTGTAGGGGTTATATCGCCATTTCTAATTCCGTTCGCTTGCGCCCCTATGATGCTTACGTTATTGCTAAATTATAAGATATCATTTGTACTTAGCGCTTTAAATGCAATAGTTATAGGTGCTTTAAATGGTTTTGATGTTCAGATTATTATTTTAGGAATAGTAAGTTCGGTATTAGGTGCAGCATTCTTGAAAAAGATGCAACAAAGAAATGAATTGCTATATTCAACATTGTACACTGCTGTTGTTACCGTAATACTTACATTGTCTACGGGAATATTAATATCGAGCAATTTCGGAGATGTATTAGTAAAAGGTGGGATCACATTCATTGGAGGCCTTTTGTCAGGAATATTTGCATTAGGAATATTACCATTTCTAGAAGGTACATTTAATGAGGTTACTACACTAAAGCTGCTAGAATTATCAAATCCCAATACACCACTGTTAAAAAAATTATTAATGGAAGCTCCAGGAACATATCATCATAGCATGCTTGTTGCAAATCTCTCAGAAATGGCAGCAGAAGAAGTCGGAGCTAATTCAGTAATTACAAGGATAGGATCATATTATCATGATATTGGAAAAACAGAGAGGCCATATTTCTTTGGAGAGAACCAAATGGGGATAGATAATCCACATGAGAATATACCTCCAAATTTGAGTGCTATGATAATAAAATCTCATGTTAAAGATGGTCTAGAGTTAGCTAAAAAATATAAGCTTCCTAAGGTTATCCAAGATATCATATTAGAGCATCATGGTAAAACATTAGTAAAGTATTTTTACTATACTATGAAAAATAGTGCTGAAAATCCAGATGAAATAAAAGAAGAAGATTATAGGTATGAAGGCCCAATACCAAGCTCAAAAGAAGCTGGAATAGTAATGCTATCTGATAGTGTTGAAGCGGCTGTAAGATCAATTAAGAAACCTACTAAAGATGCAATTAACCAAATGGTTAATTGCATTATAGATGATAAATTATCATCAGGACAATTAAACGATTGTGATTTAACATTAAAAGATATAGAAAAAATAAGAGTATGTTTTTTGACTTCGTTAAATAGCATATACCATCAAAGAATAGAATACCCTAAAGAAAAAATGAAGGATTTCAATGGTGAAAACAATAAAGGTGAATTTAAAACTAAGGAGTAG
- the ybeY gene encoding rRNA maturation RNase YbeY, with the protein MIYVDNRQNKVEASEELIERLTEVIEFALKEEEVNMKCEISLLFVDNNEIKEINNETRGINRETDVLSFPMLEYENKKVFKDIYKDYKFSQCDFDGDELVLGDIVLSLEKALEQSKEFNHSYEREASYLVVHSVLHLLGYDHMEDDDKTIMRSREEDILNKLNIIRG; encoded by the coding sequence ATGATTTATGTGGATAATAGACAAAATAAAGTAGAAGCAAGTGAAGAATTAATAGAAAGACTAACGGAAGTAATAGAATTTGCATTAAAAGAAGAGGAAGTAAATATGAAATGTGAAATTTCATTATTGTTCGTTGATAATAATGAGATAAAGGAAATAAATAATGAGACAAGAGGAATAAATAGAGAAACAGATGTATTATCTTTTCCTATGTTAGAATACGAAAATAAGAAAGTGTTTAAGGATATTTATAAAGATTATAAGTTTTCTCAATGTGATTTTGATGGTGATGAACTTGTACTTGGAGATATAGTTCTTTCACTAGAAAAAGCATTAGAACAGAGTAAAGAATTTAATCATTCGTATGAAAGGGAGGCTTCATATTTAGTTGTGCATTCAGTATTGCATCTATTGGGGTATGACCATATGGAGGATGATGATAAAACAATTATGAGAAGTAGAGAAGAAGATATTTTAAATAAACTTAACATAATTAGAGGGTAA
- a CDS encoding diacylglycerol kinase → MKMKKTLESFNNAITGIIDTVRTERNMKIHLIVALVVLIASFFFDITKYEFLILAVTITMVIAAELINTAIEATIDMTTNYYHPLAKIAKNAAAGGVLITAINALLVGYIIFWDRLSRFSFSLINKVKNSEPYTILIVLVIVCIVTIIAKAIFGEGTPLKGGMPSGHSALGFSIATAISLITEEPICILLSFLLAFITAQSRVDSEVHSILEVIVGAIFGILLTLFIFTLFRL, encoded by the coding sequence ATGAAAATGAAAAAAACACTGGAAAGCTTCAATAATGCCATAACTGGGATTATCGATACTGTAAGAACTGAACGAAATATGAAAATACATTTAATTGTGGCTTTAGTAGTACTGATTGCAAGCTTTTTCTTTGACATAACAAAATATGAGTTTCTGATATTAGCTGTTACAATAACTATGGTAATAGCTGCTGAACTTATAAATACAGCCATAGAAGCTACTATAGATATGACAACTAATTATTATCATCCTTTGGCTAAGATTGCCAAGAATGCGGCGGCAGGTGGAGTATTAATAACAGCCATAAATGCATTACTAGTTGGCTATATTATATTTTGGGATAGGCTCAGTAGATTTTCATTTTCTTTGATTAATAAGGTAAAGAATTCAGAGCCATATACAATATTGATTGTTCTAGTAATAGTGTGTATAGTAACTATAATAGCAAAAGCAATATTTGGAGAAGGGACCCCGTTAAAAGGGGGAATGCCAAGTGGGCACAGTGCTTTGGGATTTTCAATAGCAACAGCAATATCGCTAATAACGGAGGAACCAATTTGTATTCTATTGAGTTTCCTATTGGCATTTATAACTGCACAAAGTAGAGTAGATTCAGAAGTTCATAGCATTTTAGAGGTAATAGTTGGAGCTATATTTGGTATATTATTAACTTTGTTTATCTTTACATTATTTAGGCTTTAA
- the era gene encoding GTPase Era: MFKSGFVTIVGRPNVGKSTLLNYIMGEKLSIVSNKPQTTRNNIQTILTGDDYQMIFVDTPGIHKPKHKLGEYMVNSAKESTKDVDLVLFLTNPDEEIGKGDKFILETLRDKKCPVFLVLNKVDESTQDRVAKSLEMYAKEFKFAEIIPISAIKGKNVDVLVELMKKAMPEGPKYYPDDMITDVQEKFVVSEIIREKALRTLRDEVPHGIAVDIIQMKQNEIGTYHIEVDLICEKDSHKGIIIGKNGQTLKRIGENSRYELERFLRSKVNLKIWVKVRKEWRDNQLLLKELGYKANSKK, translated from the coding sequence ATGTTTAAATCAGGATTTGTTACAATAGTTGGAAGACCTAATGTAGGAAAATCGACTTTATTAAATTATATAATGGGGGAAAAGTTATCAATAGTTTCTAATAAACCTCAGACAACAAGAAATAATATACAAACAATATTGACAGGTGATGATTATCAAATGATATTTGTTGATACACCAGGTATACATAAACCTAAACATAAGTTAGGAGAATACATGGTAAATTCAGCAAAAGAATCTACTAAAGATGTTGATTTAGTATTATTCTTAACAAATCCAGATGAGGAGATTGGAAAGGGCGATAAATTTATATTAGAAACCTTAAGGGATAAAAAGTGTCCTGTATTTTTAGTTTTAAATAAAGTTGATGAAAGCACGCAAGATAGAGTGGCAAAAAGTTTAGAAATGTATGCAAAAGAATTTAAATTTGCAGAGATAATACCTATTTCTGCAATAAAAGGGAAAAACGTTGATGTATTAGTAGAACTTATGAAGAAGGCAATGCCAGAGGGACCTAAATATTATCCAGATGACATGATAACAGATGTTCAAGAAAAGTTTGTAGTATCAGAAATAATTAGAGAAAAGGCTTTAAGAACCTTGAGAGATGAAGTGCCTCATGGTATAGCAGTAGATATAATTCAAATGAAACAAAATGAAATAGGAACATATCATATAGAAGTAGATTTAATCTGTGAAAAAGATTCACATAAAGGAATAATAATTGGAAAGAATGGTCAAACACTTAAAAGAATAGGCGAAAATTCAAGATATGAATTAGAAAGATTTTTAAGATCCAAGGTTAACCTAAAAATATGGGTAAAAGTTAGAAAAGAATGGAGAGATAATCAACTTTTATTAAAAGAATTAGGATATAAAGCGAATTCAAAGAAATAA
- the recO gene encoding DNA repair protein RecO encodes MVNLSIVETKAVIIKTQDFKENDKLVWFYTEKLGKITAIVRGAKKSKSKFLALTLPLCYGEYMVYKGKSLYTLQEGKIIQSFQGLLNNLHKLTYSSYLCELIDIACADNEIDMELFKTLITTLYLLNTDALDYELLIRAFELKLLKTTGYNLTLNNCSVCRKKISSSNYISLSHYGGICDECPKEHGVFISKGAYNALRFLMNMDIDKLYRLNLNHEIKSEIEKVITFLVSNSYAKKPKSLEMLKFIKE; translated from the coding sequence ATGGTTAACCTGTCAATAGTTGAAACAAAAGCTGTAATTATAAAAACACAAGATTTTAAAGAAAATGACAAACTAGTTTGGTTTTATACTGAGAAGTTAGGTAAAATTACAGCTATAGTTAGAGGTGCTAAAAAAAGTAAAAGTAAGTTCTTAGCATTGACATTGCCATTATGTTATGGAGAATATATGGTATATAAAGGTAAGAGCTTGTACACTCTTCAAGAAGGAAAAATAATTCAATCTTTTCAAGGACTTTTAAATAATTTACATAAACTTACATATTCCTCATACTTATGCGAATTAATAGATATTGCTTGTGCTGATAATGAAATTGATATGGAACTTTTTAAGACATTGATTACAACATTATACTTACTGAATACAGATGCCTTAGATTATGAACTACTAATAAGAGCATTTGAATTAAAATTGCTGAAAACAACTGGATATAATCTAACATTGAATAATTGTAGCGTATGTAGAAAAAAGATATCTTCATCTAATTATATAAGTTTATCCCACTATGGAGGTATATGTGATGAATGTCCCAAAGAACATGGAGTATTTATTTCAAAAGGTGCATATAATGCTTTGAGGTTTTTGATGAATATGGATATAGATAAATTATATAGACTAAATTTAAATCATGAAATAAAAAGTGAGATTGAAAAAGTAATTACTTTTTTAGTATCTAATAGCTATGCTAAAAAGCCTAAAAGTTTGGAGATGTTAAAATTTATTAAGGAGTGA